Sequence from the Flavobacterium sp. TR2 genome:
CATTGGTAAACGGAAAACGTTCAGTTTATATCAGTATCGCAAAAGCGGGAGATGCTTCGACTTGGGATGTGGTTCAGAAATTAAAATCGGAACTGCCTAAAATTCAGAGCACGCTTCCTGAAGATGTAAACATCACGTATGAATTTGACCAATCTGTTTATGTAATCAATTCGGTTAAAAGTTTGATTACAGAAGGAATCATTGGTGCGGTTTTAACGGGATTAATGGTTTTATTGTTCTTAGGCGACCGTCGTGCGGCTTTGATTGTAATTATGACCATTCCGATTTCGGTTATCTCAGGAGTTTTATTCCTAAAATTATTTGGACAAACGATTAATTTGATGTCATTATCAGGATTAGCGCTTGCAATTGGTATTTTGGTGGATGAAAGTACCGTTACAATCGAAAACATTCACCAGCATCTCGATATGGGAAAACCAAAAGCACTCGCCATTTGGGATGCCTGTAAAGAAATCGCCTTGCCAAAATTATTGATCCTTCTTTGCATCCTTGCCGTATTTGCTCCTGCGTTTACGATGGTGGGCATTCCGGGAGCATTGTTCTTGCCATTGGCTTTAGCAATTGGTTTCTCAATGGTTATTTCATTCCTATTATCTCAAACTTTTGTGCCTGTAATGGCCAACTGGATGATGAAAGGACATGAAAAACACAATCACGGACCAGAAATTACAGATGACGAAGCGGAATTTAACGACTGCGGTTTAACGCCTGAATCTGAACAAAATCTGATTACGCAGAAAAAAGAGTATGTAGAAAGAGAAGACACCAATAACAACGGAAAAATTAGCCCTTTCGAACGCTTCAAGATTCGTTTCATGCGAACTTTAGATCGTTTGTTTGTTCACAAAAAGGTAACAAGCATCACTTATCTGGTTGCTGCAACTGCTCTAGCTATTTTATTCATTAGTTTTATCGGAAAAGACGTTTTCCCGAGAACCAATTCAAGCCAATTTCAATTGAGAATGCGCGCTGTTGACGGAACGCGTCTGGAAAGGACTGAAGAGCAAGCCAGAATTGTTTTAAAAGAATTGGAGAAAATGGTCGGTAAAGATCATATCGGAATTTCGTCTGTATATGTGGGCCAGCACCCTTCTCTATTCTCCATTAACCCAATCTATCTGTTCATGGCTGGTTCTCACGAAGCGGTTTTCCAAGTGAGTTTAAAAGACTATCATGAGGATATGGATGATTTTAAAGACGAACTTAGAGCGAGACTTAAAAAATTATTGCCTGAAACCAAGCTTTCTTTTGAGCCGATCGAATTGACCGATAAAGTTTTAAGCCAAGGTTCTCCTACTCCAATCGAAATTCGAGTAGCTGGAAAAGATAAAAAACGAAACGAATTGTATGCGACTCAAATTGTAGACAAACTGAAAGCTATTTCGTATTTCAGAGACGTTCAGATTGGGCAGCCAATACATTATCCAGCTATGAATATTGATATTGACAGAACACGCGCTGCCGAATTGGGAGTGGATATGAATGATATTTCGCGTTCGCTTGTCGCTTCGACCTCATCTTCACGTTATACCGAAAAAAATAACTGGGTCGATGAAAAAGCAGGATTGTCATATTCTGTTCAGGTTCAAGTGCCTTTGAATAAAATGAAAAGCAAAACCGATATTGGAGAAATTCCGGTTCTTAAAAATTCGCTTCGTCCTGTTTTGAGTGACGTTGCCAAAATTACACCGGGATTTGTAAGCGGTGAAAACGACAATTTAGGGGCCATGCCATACATTACCGTTACAGCAAACATTTATAAAACCGATTTGGGGACGGCTTCAAAAGATGTGAGCAAAACAATTAGTTCTTTGGGCGAATTGCCGCGTGGTTTGTTTATCACGCCAATAGGGCTAAGTACTGTATTAACAGAAACATTAAGCAGCTTACAGACGGGGTTATTGGTCGCTGTGTTTGTAATCTTCTTAATGTTGGCCGCTAATTTCCAGTCGTTCAAAGTTTCGCTGGTAATCTTAACCACAGTTCCTGCCGTAGTTTTAGGAGCTTTATTAATGCTGACTATTACAGGCTCTACGCTTAACTTGCAGTCGTATATGGGAATCATCATGTCGGTTGGGGTCTCTATTGCAAACGCCGTTTTATTGGTTACAAATGCCGAACAGCTTCGAAAAATAAACGGAAATGCATTAGAATCTGCGAGAGAAGCTGCTGCATTGCGTCTTCGTCCGATTATCATGACCTCTGTTGCGATGATTGCGGGAATGTTGCCAATGGCAATAGGACATGGCGAAGGAGGCGATCAGGTTTCTCCGTTAGGAAGAGCGGTTATCGGAGGATTATTATTTTCTACTTTTGCTGTATTATTGATCCTTCCGCAGATATTTGCGTGGGCGCAAGAAAAAACATCGACGCAATCTGTTTCTTTAGATCCTGAAGACGAAGAAAGCATCCATTATATCTCATCTTTAAATAAGTCTAAAGTTAGAAAGCCGTAACTCGTTGAGTGTAATTATTTTTTTTAACACATAGAAACATAGATTTTAATTTTAAATAAAAAAAGGTAAAAGAAAAAACTAGTTTTCACACATAGCTATGCTTATTTTAAAAAGTGAAACGCCTTTTATGCACAAAGAAAAGCTATGTTTCTATGTGTTAAAATAATTACTCCCAAAGAGTTAAAAACATATTCATTATATAAAACCAAAAAATGAAAAGCAACATTATAAAATCTACAGCCCTACTATTTACAGCTTTAGTTGTACTAAGCTGCGAAAAGAAAAAAGAAGAAACTGCAAAAGCAGAGATAGAACCTAAAGTAGAAACTTTTCTTTTAGCGAAAGAAAAACTAACAACAGAATTGCGTTTGCCAGCCGAATTAACAGGTTTCCAACAAGTTGATCTGTACGCGAAAGTGAGCAGTTTCGTAAAAACTTTAAAAGTAGATATTGGTTCTAAAGTAAAAAAAGGACAGCTTTTGATTGTTTTGGAAGCGCCAGAAATTAGTTCGCAATTGGCTGCAGCCGAATCGAGACTGAAATCTATGGAAGCGATTTATGCCACAAGCAAAAGCACTTACAACCGTTTGTACGAAACAAGCAAAGTGGAAGGAACAATTTCTAAAAACGACTTAGAAATGGCAAGCGGTAAAAAGAATTCTGATTACGCTCAGCTTCAAGCTGCCATTGCTGCTCATAAAGAAATTGCAATCATGAGAGGGTATTTAGAAATTCGTGCCCCTTTTGATGGTGTTGTAGCGGCTAGAAATGTCAATTTAGGAACATTTGTTGGGCCAGCAGGAAAAGGTTCAGATTTGCCTTTATTGACGATTCAGGAGCAGTCAAAATTACGTTTGGCGGTTTCAGTTCCAGAATTGTACACAGGCTATTTGCACCCAGGCGACGAAATGAGTTTTAATGTAAAATCTTTGCCAGATACGTTCTCAGCTAAAATTACAAGAATGTCTGGCGCTTTAGATTTGAAATTGCGTTCTGAAAGAGTCGAAATGGACGTTCACAACACCAAAGGAAACTTATTGCCTGGAATGGTTGCCGAGGTTCTGTTACCGCTTAACGCGAAAGACAGCACCTTTGTAGTGCCAAAATCGGCAGTGGTAAATTCTGCAGAGGGTCTATATGTAGTGAAAGTAGTAAACCACAAAGCAACAAGAGTGGACATCAAAAAAGGAAGAGAAATCGAAGATAAAATTGAAATTTTCGGCGATTTGACTCCAAACGATAAACTGGTAAAAATTGCCAGCGAAGAAACTAAAGAAGGCGATGTCATAAACGAATAATACCGATTATGTATTCAATACAGCCTAATAAAAATTAGACTGTTTTCATACTATATCGGCATTAATAACCTGCGTTTTAGTCTTCAATTTAGTAGATTACGAAAAACTGTACGCATTCTTAGGAATGCAAATTTTTAAATTTGCTTGAAAGGGCAGTTCTTCTGTAGTGGAGGGACTGTCCTTTTTTTATACTTGAAAATACTTGAATACTAATTTCTAGTTTTTAATTGTTTCAATTTGTAAAAGTATCTTTGATTTTTTATATAATTTGAAAGTGTTTTTTTGTGCTCAATTATAAAAATTGACTACGAAGAAACTAAGGAAGATGCTATCTTAAATAAATATCACCTTGATAGATTTCATTTGTAAATTAATGTATGAAAATATTTTATAATTTTTTCAATGTTAATATATATATTTGAATTGAAAATATACTATACGTTCGATTTCAAAAACATTTTAAATACTTTAATGATATTTGCTTCTTGCAACAAAAAACTAATAAACAAAATATGAATTTAAATGAAGCCCGATTAATAAAACTAATTGAAGTAATTGAAAAAGTAAGAAGAAGAAAAGTAGTAAATTATGATAATGATGATAATATCCAATATCTAGATCCTTTAAATAATTTAGGTAAAATAAAAATCCCAAATAACCATCTAATTTTAGGAAGAAGGGGAAGTGGAAAAACAACCTTACTTTTGAGCACAATAAAAGAAGATTCTAAAAACTTTATATTGCCTATCGACTGTCAGATTTTTAGAGAATGGAAATCAGACAAAATCATTTTACATATTTTATTACAATTTGCTCAAAAATTAAAAAGTCATATCATTCGCTATACTGATTATTTTGTTCTTAATCAAGATTTTGAAAAAAGAGGATTTATAAAAAAAATCCAAAGCATTTTTAAAAGCGACGACATAACTAAATTAGACGAATATAATTTCTTAATAGGAACATTAAAAAAAACGGAACATCTAATTGAAATAATTTCTGAACTTCCTGATGAACCAATAAAAATAGATATAAAGTCAACATCTACAAAAACGGAATCAAAAAAAATTGTCAATAATCTCGAATTAAAAGCCATTGCTAAACTCACTGCAAAAGGAAAAGTTCCTGTTAAATTACTAACAATTGATAGTAGTCTAGAAAGTGTAATCTCAGCATCACATGTTGCTTCTAGAGAATTAAAAACTGATAAAATTTTAAATGAATCTTTTAAATATGAGAAAACAATTAGTAAGCAAGACAAAATAGATGAATTAATTTTTGTTTTTGCAGAGATTGCGAGTGAATTCAACAAACTTTCAGACAAACGAATTGTAATCTACTTAGATGATTTCTATCTAATTAATTGGGATTATCAACCAGACGTCATTCAATTTTTTCATGATATTTATAAAAACTCAAAAAATGATTCTTTTTGTTCTAAAATTTGTTCACTACCAAATAGAACTAAATTGAATAAAGATGGAAAGGTTGACTTTTCAATTAAAGATGATTTTTCTCCTATACGTTTAGACAAAGAATTGTATGATTTTCAAAATCTTATAGAATTTCTTTTGAGAATAACCTCAAATTTACAGCCAGACTTAGGATTATCAACAACTGATCTAAGAGCATTATTTAGTAATGATGAAGTCTTGAATTACACAGTTGTTGCAACTGGAGGTGTCCCTAGGGACTTTTTAGTAATTCTTTCAGAGATTATAAAAATAGCAAAATCTGATAATGCCATTTCAATAAAAAAAGAACATCTTTATTCTGCCATTAGTGATCTTCGTCAAGATAAAGAGCAAAATATTGAAATAGAATGTGATATTGCACCCGAAAAACTACGTCAAGCAATTGAAATTATTCAAAATCAAGTTATTGGTGTCCTTAAAACAAATGTAATTTTATATCCAAGTAAACTTGTGAAAGAACATGAACTTATTCTTAAGAATTTGATTAATCTACGTTACTTGCATGTTATAAATGAAAATATGAGTTCAGAACGTAAAAAAAAGGAAAACTTTACATCTTATTTAATTGACATGACTTTTTATGCTACGGGTAAAAGACTTAAGCAAAATTTTGAGTTTAGACCATTTTGGATTCAAGATTCAGGTCATAGACACATATATTTAAGAAATGCCCCTATTTGGAATTTCGAAGATGAGTTTGCTAAAATTTAATCATACTCCGTAGCGAGAATTTACAACTCAATAACGGAAATTTTCAATCCGTTTACTCAAAGTAATCAACATATTATATATCCATAAAAACGTAAAACCTCGATCCTAAAATCGAGGTTTTTCCATTTTATAAACCTTACTCCTCACTCAAATAAGGATTCAAAATCTCTGCCAATTCGTTGAGCCAATAATAATTGTCTTCAAAATTGGTTAGTCCAATTTGGAGGGTTTCGTGTTGTCGCATTATGCCGAGCGCTAAAATGCAATTTACTTGTCTTAAGATTTTAGCCATATCTTCGGGAGCTATAATATGGTTAAAAAAATCAATCAGCCTTGTTTCGGCTTCTTTGGAAAAGGTGTTGTTTTTCATAAAGTGAAGAATTTAAGAAAAAACCCTCATACCTTAGCAGTCTTACGCTTCTTCACGGCGTCAAAGTCCTTTCGGAGCTTTACTACATAGCACGAGGGCAAATTTTATGTTGTCTTAATGTGAAGATTTAAGAACTTCAAATGTAAGAAAACTTTTTAAAAAGAAAGATTTTTCTTTCAATACTATTTTTATATTTATCGACTTTATAATATACCAAATGTATAAAATCGTTATTAGAAATAATCATTTTTAAAATTATATGAATTGCCTCGAGAAAGTCCCAGCGGGACGAAATATTTATAGAAAACAATTTTTCCCGTTTTAAAAGAGCCTCAGCGGGGTGAAATCCTATTTGCCATATGTCGCTCCGCTGGAGCTTTTGGTCGGTACGCTTTTTGAATCTATAAATATTTCATTCCTCCGGAATTTTCTTTACAGATTTAAAAATCACATTTCAATTAAAAAAATAATTGCCTCCAGCTTTAGATGGAGATCTACTAGAGCGCTATAAAAATGGCTTTAGCAAAAATGCGCAATTTGGCTAAAGCCTTTCTTTTATCAACATTATCGAGTCCCCTAGTTGAAACTAGGGGCTATTGATTGCTAATCTTTGTGGAGCTGCTTGCGGATATTTGCAAAAACAAACTATTCGAAAAAAAAACGAGACATTTTTCAAGCTGAGCAATCCCAAAGCTTCACGGGAAATACCGCAATCATTTTAGAACATAGCCTCTGGTTTCAACCAGAGGAACGCAAAGATTATGGTCATTCAAATTAAAAAAATCAATTGCCTCCAGCTTTAGATGGAGATCTACTAGAGCGCTATAAAAATGGCTTTAGCCAAAATATGCAATTTGGCTAAAGCCTTTCTTTTATCAACATTATCAAATCCCCTAGTTGAAACTAGGGGCTATTGATTGCTAATCTTTGAGGAGCTGCTTGCGGGTAGAGATTTATTTCGCATTTTCACTATTGCTCGGGTTCCTTACAGCTAAATGGCGAACTTTATTTTAGTCTAACAACAAAAACTATCTCAAATCCTTTTTAATGACCAAATATTTCAAATCAGTTTTTCCAGCATTGCTAATTCCGTGTTCGGCGTTTGGCGGACAATAGAAACTGGTATTTGGACCAGCTGTAATGGTTTTACCGTCAAGAAAGAATTCGGCGGTACCTTCCAAAATATAGAAAAATTCTTCCTCAGGGTGGTGATGCGGTGCGTGCGTCGATTTTCCAGGTTCTACAATACTCATTTTTAAAGTGTTTTCCTGAGTAAAATCTTTATTGGCAAACCAATATTGGTAACCTACTTTAGTTTTGGTGGCTTTGTTTATGTCAAAATGATTGACACAGTTCTCTATGGTGTATTGTGGCGTTGCGGATTCTTTTTTGGTTTCCTGGGCAAAAGATTGTTGGAAAAATAAAACTGTAATTGTAGTTTTTAGGATAGTTAGGGCTCTCATTTTTTTGTTGTAATGTTGCAAAAAATTACAATTCGTCGTAGTGAACAAAAAAATAAATTATAGAGATTAACATGAAAATTAGACTTTTGTCTTAACTTTGTTTACCAACTTTAGTAAACTTATATCATGCAAGCAATTAACATCACAGCATATACAGAAGATGCTTCTCAAATTGAAGCTGTAAAAGCTTTTATGAAAGCACTAAAAATCAAATTTGAGATCGCAAATGTAAAACCATATGAGCTATCTGACGAACAACAACATATATTAAATGATCAAGTTGTTTCAGATAAAAATCTCTACACTGATGCTGAATCTCTTTATACCGATTTAAAAAAGAAGTATGAATTATAAGATTATAGTTTCTCCAATTGCATTAAAAAATATTGAAGAAGCTGTTGAATATTATATTTTAAAAGTTAGCAAAAAAGTTGCCTTAGATTTTCTTGATGATTATAAAAAAGCTTATAAAACCTTACAGCTAAATCCTTTCTTTCAATTTCACGATACTAATTATCGTTATCTTCCACTTAAAAAATTTCCTTACGTCGCATTTTTTATTGTTGATGAATTATCAAAAACGGTGTTTTTAAATGCAGTTTTTCATACTTCTCAAAATCCCGAAAAATATCCTGTAAAATAAAGAGCAAAATAAATGCGAAATCTAATGAAAAATACAAATTCTCTCCTAGCCCTGATCGAAACGGCATCTCCCGATTTAGAAAAACAAGGCTTTTTAGCCGTAGTTTTTGTTGATCGGGAATACAGTGAAGAGCAGGACAAATATTTTGAAAATCCTAAATTTTACTGCTCCTAAAAAAATCAAGCAAAGAAAAACCCCAATAAAATAAAGGCTTGCCAAAGATTTTTTGAAATACTTATTGCACGATAAGAAAATATTATGATAAAAATATTTTGAAATTCGAAAAACTGCCATACATTTGCCTAACAGTGTTAAACGATTTAATACTTGAATACAATGGCTAGCAAAGATCGAATTTTAAGACAAAAAGAAGAGACAAGAAATAATATTCTTGGCGCTGCTTATGATATCGTAAAAGAAGAAGGCTGGAATGGTTTGAGTATGCGTAAAATTGCCGACAGAATCGAATATACCGCTCCTATTATTTATGAATATTTTTCGAATAAAGAAGCTATTTTAGAAGAACTGACAGGCAAAGGTTTTGTTAAGCTGACTAAGGAGTTACAGACTGCTATAGACAAGTTTGAAAAACCCGAAGATCAATTGGAAGCCATGTGGATGACTTACTGGGACTTCGCTTTTACTAATACTGAAATGTATCAACTGATGTTTGGTGTTCAAATGACCTGCTGTGCACAACGATGTTCGGCTCAAGAGGGACCTTACAAATTATTTACTCAAGTGATTGCTGAAGTCATGAAAAACAGCAACCCGAGTCAAGATATCATTAAACAGAAGTACTTCACTTTCTTTTCTGTTATTCATGGTTTAATCGCCATCAACATCATTAACAAAAGTGATATTTTAGAAACAATTAATGCTCAGATTTTGAAAGATGCTATTGGCGGCATCATCAAATCAATACAATAAAAAAATTTTCAATTTTACTTAACAGTGTAAAATGATTTAAACGGGATAACATAAAATCCTTTTTTTTATAACTTTCGCTTAACACTGTTAGAAAATTTAATAAAGGTAATAAAAGCTCTTTTTTTAGGCTTTTACTTAACATCGTTAGATAATTTAATACTGATTTTGAAATAGAATTGGAAAGGCTTACTGTATGGAAATTTGCGCACATTTACTTAACAATGTTAGATAATTTAATTCAATTAAATATGAATCCCGAGAATGCCAGAATACCAAAGAATTTTATCCGAGAAAATGTTCAACCAATTAAAACCACAATGAAAATGAAAAATGTAATTATAACCAGTTTTATTCTGGCCTTAGTTTTAAGCAGCTGTGCCGACAAAAATCAGGCTCCTACTGCTCCGCCTCCACCGGTTTTACCCGTTTTGGCTATCACAAGTGCAAATACAACAACTGACTCTGAATATCCTGCTTCTATACAAGGAACTGTTGATGTTGAAATTCGCCCTCAAGTGAGCGGAAACCTTGACAGAATTTATGTAGACGAAGGCGCTTATGTAAACAAAGGACAAACTTTATTTAAAATAAATGAGCGTCCATTCCGTGAGCAGTTAAACAACGCTCTGGCAAGTCTTCACGCTGCAGAAGCAGCTTTGATCAACGCTAATTTGGAAGTGGATAAACTGACTCCGCTAGTGCAGAACAAAGTAGTTTCTGACTATCAATTGAAAACAGCTAAAGCTTCTCAAAAAATTGCTGCTGCAAATATCGAACAAGCAAAAGCAATGGTAGGTTCTGCTAAAATTAATTTAGGATATACTAACGTAACGGCTCCAGTGAGCGGTTACATTGGAAGATTGCCTAAAAAACAGGGAAGTTTAGTTTCTGCTACAGATATTGAGCCTTTAACCACTTTATCAGACGTTCATGAAGTATTTGCTTATTTCTCTTTGGGTGAAACCGATTTCATCAACTTTAAAGAGCAATATGCAGGAAATTCATTAGGCGACAAAATCAAAAAACTGCCACCAGTAACTTTGATTTTAGCTGATAATAGCGCTTACCCAAAAACAGGAAAAATCGACATGGTTGACGGTCAGTTTGACAAAACTACTGGAGCAATCACGATTAGAGCAACTTTCCCAAATGCAAACGGGACATTGCGTTCTGGAAACACGGGAAGAATCCGTTTAGGATTACAGCACGACGATGCGATTTTAGTTCCACAGGCTGCTACAGTAGAAATGCAGGATAAAGTATTTGTTTTCACTGTAGGCAAAGACAACAAAGTGACTAAAATGCCTATAACGGTTGTAGGCAAAAGTGGAACCAATTATTTAATTAAAGAAGGTGTAAAAACCGGTGACCAAATCGTGTTGAGCGGTATTGACAAACTTCAGGATGGACAAGCGATTCAGCCAGAAAAATCAACTAAAGTTGCCGAAGTAACTAATCAAAAATAATTCTAAAACAAAATGTTCAAAATATTTATACAAAGACCTGTACTGGCAACCGTAATCTCCATATTGCTGGTGATTCTTGGGGTACTGGGTTTAACTAAACTGCCTTTACAACAGTTTCCTGATATTGCGCCGCCATCGGTTTTGGTAACGGCGGTATATCCGGGAGCCAACGCAGAAACGGTTTTGCGTTCTGTGGCACCTTCTATCGAAGAATCTATAAATGGTGTAGAAAACATGACTTACATGAGTTCTACAGCCAGTAATGACGGTACTTTGGCCATTACAGTTTTCTTTAAACTGGGTACAGATGCCGATCAAGCTGCGGTCAACGTACAAAACAGAGTTGCACAGGCAACGAGCCAGCTTCCTGCCGAAGTTGTACAGCAAGGTATTGTTACGGCGAAACAGCAAAACAGTTTCATCATGGCGATTGGTATGTACACGGATGATGAAGCAAAATACGATCAGACGTTTGTTGCCAACTATGCACAGATTAATATTATTCCAGAACTAAAACGTATTCCGGGTGTGGGTTCTGCCAGCATTTTTGGAGGTGTAAAAGATTACTCTATGCGTGTTTGGCTAAATCCAACACAGATGTCTGCTTACAAAGTGACGCCAAGCGAAGTTATGGGAGCGATTCAAGACAAAAGTTTGGAAGCTGCTCCAGGTAAATTTGGAGAGCGAAGCAAAGAGGTTTTTGAATACGTTATTAAATACAAAGGGAAATTAACTAAACCAGAAGATTATGAAAATATTGCTATACGTTCTAATGCAGATGGCTCAGTACTTCGCTTAAAAGATGTAGCGAGAGTTGAACTTGGCGCTTACTCTTACAACAGTTTAACTCGTTTAAATGGTAAAAAAGGAATTGTAATTGGCGTTATTCAGTTAGCTGGATCCAACTCAAATGATATTCAGATTGCGATTAACAAAATGATGGAAAAGGCTTCTAAAGATTTTCCAAAAGGCATAAAACACAATATTTTCTATAGTACAAAAGTATCACTTGACCAATCTATCGAACAAGTTGAGCATACTTTACTAGAAGCTTTTATACTGGTATTTATTGTGGTATTTATCTTCTTGCAAGATTTTAGATCAACATTAATCCCGGCTATTGCTGTACCTGTAGCAATTTTAGGAACGTTCTTCTTCATGCAGTTATTCGGCTTTTCGATCAACCTTTTAACACTTTTCGCCTTAATTCTGGCGATTGGTATTGTGGTCGATGATGCCATTGTGGTAGTCGAAGCGGTGCACGCGAAAATGGAGCACAAACGCTTGTCTCCAAAAATCGCAACCCATGAAGCAATGCACGAAATAACGGGTGCTATTATCTCGATTACGCTGGTAATGGCTGCTGTATTCCTGCCGGTTGGTTTTATGGAAGGCTCAACAGGAGTTTTCTATCGTCAGTTTGCCTTTACGATGGCCATTGCAATTGTAATTTCGGCTGTAAATGCATTAACATTGAGTCCGGCGCTTGCAGCATTGTTTTTAAAAGATAACCACGGAGCACACGATCATGACGCACCTCATGTGAAAAAAGGATTTAAGGAAAAATTCTTCACTGCTTTCAACAGCAGTTTTGAATCATTGACCAACCGTTACGTTGGCGGACTAAAATTCTTAATCAGAAGAAAATGGTTGAGCATGGGCGGATTGGCTCTGATTGTTGTAGCTACTATTGTGATGGTCAAAACAACTCCGGCAGGATTTATTCCGACAGAAGATCAAGGATTTATCGCTATTGCAGTAAA
This genomic interval carries:
- a CDS encoding type II toxin-antitoxin system RelE/ParE family toxin, translated to MNYKIIVSPIALKNIEEAVEYYILKVSKKVALDFLDDYKKAYKTLQLNPFFQFHDTNYRYLPLKKFPYVAFFIVDELSKTVFLNAVFHTSQNPEKYPVK
- a CDS encoding efflux RND transporter periplasmic adaptor subunit, which encodes MKSNIIKSTALLFTALVVLSCEKKKEETAKAEIEPKVETFLLAKEKLTTELRLPAELTGFQQVDLYAKVSSFVKTLKVDIGSKVKKGQLLIVLEAPEISSQLAAAESRLKSMEAIYATSKSTYNRLYETSKVEGTISKNDLEMASGKKNSDYAQLQAAIAAHKEIAIMRGYLEIRAPFDGVVAARNVNLGTFVGPAGKGSDLPLLTIQEQSKLRLAVSVPELYTGYLHPGDEMSFNVKSLPDTFSAKITRMSGALDLKLRSERVEMDVHNTKGNLLPGMVAEVLLPLNAKDSTFVVPKSAVVNSAEGLYVVKVVNHKATRVDIKKGREIEDKIEIFGDLTPNDKLVKIASEETKEGDVINE
- a CDS encoding cupin domain-containing protein; amino-acid sequence: MRALTILKTTITVLFFQQSFAQETKKESATPQYTIENCVNHFDINKATKTKVGYQYWFANKDFTQENTLKMSIVEPGKSTHAPHHHPEEEFFYILEGTAEFFLDGKTITAGPNTSFYCPPNAEHGISNAGKTDLKYLVIKKDLR
- a CDS encoding TetR/AcrR family transcriptional regulator, producing MASKDRILRQKEETRNNILGAAYDIVKEEGWNGLSMRKIADRIEYTAPIIYEYFSNKEAILEELTGKGFVKLTKELQTAIDKFEKPEDQLEAMWMTYWDFAFTNTEMYQLMFGVQMTCCAQRCSAQEGPYKLFTQVIAEVMKNSNPSQDIIKQKYFTFFSVIHGLIAINIINKSDILETINAQILKDAIGGIIKSIQ
- a CDS encoding DUF2683 family protein, encoding MQAINITAYTEDASQIEAVKAFMKALKIKFEIANVKPYELSDEQQHILNDQVVSDKNLYTDAESLYTDLKKKYEL
- a CDS encoding efflux RND transporter periplasmic adaptor subunit; amino-acid sequence: MNPENARIPKNFIRENVQPIKTTMKMKNVIITSFILALVLSSCADKNQAPTAPPPPVLPVLAITSANTTTDSEYPASIQGTVDVEIRPQVSGNLDRIYVDEGAYVNKGQTLFKINERPFREQLNNALASLHAAEAALINANLEVDKLTPLVQNKVVSDYQLKTAKASQKIAAANIEQAKAMVGSAKINLGYTNVTAPVSGYIGRLPKKQGSLVSATDIEPLTTLSDVHEVFAYFSLGETDFINFKEQYAGNSLGDKIKKLPPVTLILADNSAYPKTGKIDMVDGQFDKTTGAITIRATFPNANGTLRSGNTGRIRLGLQHDDAILVPQAATVEMQDKVFVFTVGKDNKVTKMPITVVGKSGTNYLIKEGVKTGDQIVLSGIDKLQDGQAIQPEKSTKVAEVTNQK
- a CDS encoding efflux RND transporter permease subunit codes for the protein MNLIRFALRKPISILVLVAGLFFFGIGAIKDIKVDILPKMNLPVIYIAHPFGGYTPDQMEAYFAKNYVNVLPFSNGIKSVETKNIQGLMIMKLTYYEGTNMAQAAAELSALSNRIQAVFPPGTQPPFIIRFDASSLPIGQLVLSSKIRSNNELQDLANVYVRASFTSIPGLLSPAPFGGSPRTIEINVDPDLLRSHNMTPDQIVEAIRLNNQTAPSGNVRMGDKNYITPTNNTIKEIKDFEQIPLFKGGVQNLKLGDVANVKDGADITAGYALVNGKRSVYISIAKAGDASTWDVVQKLKSELPKIQSTLPEDVNITYEFDQSVYVINSVKSLITEGIIGAVLTGLMVLLFLGDRRAALIVIMTIPISVISGVLFLKLFGQTINLMSLSGLALAIGILVDESTVTIENIHQHLDMGKPKALAIWDACKEIALPKLLILLCILAVFAPAFTMVGIPGALFLPLALAIGFSMVISFLLSQTFVPVMANWMMKGHEKHNHGPEITDDEAEFNDCGLTPESEQNLITQKKEYVEREDTNNNGKISPFERFKIRFMRTLDRLFVHKKVTSITYLVAATALAILFISFIGKDVFPRTNSSQFQLRMRAVDGTRLERTEEQARIVLKELEKMVGKDHIGISSVYVGQHPSLFSINPIYLFMAGSHEAVFQVSLKDYHEDMDDFKDELRARLKKLLPETKLSFEPIELTDKVLSQGSPTPIEIRVAGKDKKRNELYATQIVDKLKAISYFRDVQIGQPIHYPAMNIDIDRTRAAELGVDMNDISRSLVASTSSSRYTEKNNWVDEKAGLSYSVQVQVPLNKMKSKTDIGEIPVLKNSLRPVLSDVAKITPGFVSGENDNLGAMPYITVTANIYKTDLGTASKDVSKTISSLGELPRGLFITPIGLSTVLTETLSSLQTGLLVAVFVIFLMLAANFQSFKVSLVILTTVPAVVLGALLMLTITGSTLNLQSYMGIIMSVGVSIANAVLLVTNAEQLRKINGNALESAREAAALRLRPIIMTSVAMIAGMLPMAIGHGEGGDQVSPLGRAVIGGLLFSTFAVLLILPQIFAWAQEKTSTQSVSLDPEDEESIHYISSLNKSKVRKP